gcttctataggagaacaacaagcagacatgtttcaaactttaattaaagtgctctgatcctggatctgggaaggttctggagtggctggtctgaggagctggagagtgatgatggagaagcaagacagaacatcttcagaagctcctgtaagacaagtataacagtcgttaaaaaaaaaaaaaaaaaaaaaacaatagtgtggccaggtggataaacgaggactcgggcgggattcgatccccagactcccgggtaagagtcatacgctctaaccagtcagccaaaggaacacttccttggccaaatagccagggcacatcatcaatcgggatgttgcgacaacacacacacacacacacacacacagtcacaatagtaaatactgaaagtggatgaacttaagaagaatggagttttggacagaatgagcactgatgtttcagctggactcacgagccacgaggacagactgatacggcagccacacttttaagtaatcatcaggtctgactgaaacagcgtttctgccttttacaggtggacagaaaaaataataatgttgacacattgttgataatattactacatttcaaggctttttcaatacagtgaaattagttgaaacagagccgagttgtattagaaaacagcaatccgcacagcccgacagcccggcgaatctgggatgaatttgtgctgcctcaacctcctcatctttcattgggtcactggagtttaaattaagtggatgagaaacccatggggagggctctgcataaatgagagtaaagttgaattttaaacgcgttaaaactgtcacaaagtggcgttaaaagcggcgttttatgtcacaggacggcgaaaaaagcggcgttcaatgtccgtaccaaacgccgtattttacgccacccacacagaggacgcgtctgggattagggtgacgtaaaaaacggcgttcaatgtccggaaaaaacggcgtattttacgggcgttctacgggaccgttcagaacggcgtaaattacggcgttctggcagagttttcgccgtattttacgacgtcttggcacgtcaaacggcgtttttttcgccatttcttaactagacgggttgggaaagtggcgtattgtgacggttttggcttgccatagccgagcgcgcacagaggctgccgcgcgcgcacgttttcctctgccgtgtgctcgttgacaacgcgcgcacgcaggtttgtcacttgtgcacatccttgtgcgctcacagacacagtttgctccctctcagtgcacaaatgacctctcgccatgtatatttccgctcgcgagtcccgttcacacgcgcgctgccatgtatattttcgctcgcgagtcccgttcacacgcgcgatgtggacccaatgcgcgtgcacgggttttgacaggggtatgacgcgataATTCTGTAGATGTCGATAttcgttgttttggtgtcgagaatcctgctgtttggcctgagcggttacctggcttaccggaaaattaacgagctttcaagGGATATTGGctaaatcccggagctcagggatggaatgcatcgcgctttgaacgcacaaactcatataattgtcgagatgagtcgtaagcttggaactttggctgagattcaggctctggcacagaaggtggattccatcaaggggcgagttgacggatcagcatggattgggatagattaattttgcCAATATTGGATCTAGATGGGCTGAAGACCAACGGAactctcaccccggctttccacgggagccgtcagcagcacgttacagcagcagcacgtcatagctgctgataggaaccgctgtggtcaacagaaccttttccactggagccgtcggcagcgcgagtcggccgcgtctcaggagcagcatgtcgcggcctttacgcgccggttctattttctacgcgcaacgcctctgaaacgggtcaagttcgacatttttggggaaggaaagacaggaaatcggacgcggaaatggagagaagctaccgagattttcagaataaagaacgtactgccttccggttgctttacttttaaaaaaggttactaactgtgcggccccgtgagaagttatcacctagctagcggtctcctttgtttttcaggtccgtattggcgattataaaacggacagaacataaaacacaaaccgtgttgcaattttctcctgcttgttgctgtgtttactgacgaagtcactcgtgtgacttcgtgctcggtcggtgacagctgctcccctgctgcttcgcgtctcgtgggaagggccaagcagcagcttacgcgagcaagacgtgctgctgcagtaacgtgctgctgacggctccggtggaaacccggggtaaggcagagaggaaatcatctctgtctgtccccaaaacaattcttatctgaatctggtgcccttggagcctgtgaggctgaagtaaaaactccccctcagaagaaatgtggaatgctgccgtcgctatggaaactctttctccctctcccagcctgggcgggactgtgaccagtgaaggccgtggaaccgtatctaagagtcaatgtgccctctaacccattatctccctcccctgtccaaacggaggtgatgagcgctgctccatgcggctgcacacaCTGAAGTGAGgaaagtcccaaccctacctccccacctagtgaacacttatgttgtgtgatgtctaaagtctgtgtgcatatctgtctgaggtggggtttttttgcatagcaaagctgccctctctgttgagggtaactctgaagtgcctttttgactatcctcatataaaccctcttgatctattatggtagcgcgactcgggttgcaaatggccacagtcaccaattcttgtcaagtatgtctgatctcagaattgtgtgtactgaaactctaatttccctctgggattaataaagtattattgaattgaattaacataAATGGTGTAAAGAACCACTGGTGTTAAAACTGTACGTTAAAACTGTTTGAGTCATGCTGAAAAAAACGGCCAGTTACAGATTTTCATGTAAAAATAGTTTGAATTAAAATCATTTGCTTTAGTCACAAACCACTAATAAAGTTAGCCCATTCTAGTCACAGAAAGAAGGaactttgtttatttttgggaGAATAGATTCATCTGATTTGAACCAACTATATTGCTTATAGCCTcaagcatacaaacacacacacacacacgattcatGCAACTCCTGCAGTAGGAAAGCACCACAACCATCGAGGTGGGGGTCATGATACTCCCATATTTAATTTTGTCCTGCTGCTCTTTGTCCGAACTTCAAATAAAGGCACGTTTCAACTTCAGCAACCATGGGGGATTTCTGATTGTACTACAGAGGAGAGAAGGCAGGATTTTGAGCTCACTAGTGCAAAATATTGCTTCAAAAACCCAACCCAAGGATCTCGTGGCTTTGTTATTCAGCAGGTCATGTGTTGGAAGACACATGGAACTAATTCCTGGGCCAAATACCCCTGCTCTGACTTCGCCCCGGTCACTGCAGTAAAAGGCCTGTTTCTCCTGCAGGAACCTAACAAGTAACTACCAACGATTCTGAAGGGCTTAGTAAATAATTACACAGCAGGCAGAACATGGTAATAACAATTTACTCAACAACTTTATAGACTTTTTATGTGTTGCTTTACTTTGTGTTTGATAAGTGCAAGAACCAAAGCTTTGTACATGCACATGGTCTCCGCACGGACACAGACTATAATTAGTTTTGTCACTTAaccttttcctcttttttttaaataacagctCCAAATACTATCAGCTGAAGAAGCTCACCAAAAACCACTTTAATGAAAAACAAAACCTCCGcttgatttaaaatgtaaaagaAGAACAAGTAAAATCCTATTAAGGAAAACAAAGGTGTAAAAATCAGAAACAAGTCCTACAAACGGTGCCGAGTGGAACTCAGGAAAGGACGACAGACAGAATCTTCATCACATCGTTCAGTTGTTTCTGTACGCTAGCTTTTAAATTAATGTAAATACTATGAAAACAAAAATCACAATGCAAGTCACACTCAGCAATCTTTCTGTTCTGAAGCTCCATTAGATGAGAGGAATGGATTTAGACAGGGAAAGGGAGGAGGGGCCTGAATGATAGATCTGCAATACTTTAGATTATGTGTTAAGGGTCTAAATCTGAACAAGGTGCACCGCGAGAATCCGACTGCCCCTGCAAAAGTTCTTCAGACACAAATAAGAAAAGTGCACTCAAGATGATAATAGTAACAATGTCAGGCACATGAGTCTATCGGATGTACTGGATCTGTCTTCAGCCTAAACTTATTCACAGGTTGAatggtagtgtgtgtgtgcgtgtgtgtgtgtaagaaagaAAGGGAGAGACTACTGGTGGGCACATTGCACGCCTGTTCCGTGGTGGCTGCTCTCGTCATCGGAGCTGTCGTGGTACGCCTCTCGGCGGCcacctgatgatgatgagctctgGCTGGCATCGTAGTCCTGCAGGTCGACCTCCTCCGTGTCTCCGCTGATGATGGGCGGCTCTGACCTGGAGGGAAGCAtgtcctccagctcctgcacagGACATGATTAATACCGTTTAGTCAACAGGAAGCCTGAACTGGTGTTTCTCATGGCTCAGTCTCCAGCGAGTGCAGTTAGTGGATACTTCAACAATTTAAAAGTCCACGTGGATCAAATATCTAATCCTGCGAACGTTGTTCTGCTCTCACTGTTGGTCGACGACCGATTGTGAAATCTAAAACATCAGTCACTTGCTTAGAAACCAGAATGGGTGAATTGCCTTTAAATCACACTAAGGGAGACTAAACTAAACCTAGTCCATTTATTTCTAGGCAGATCAGGTCTTTTCTACCATGAGTGGTTCCCACAAATACAAAACCGAACACAGGTAACCGATGGAGTAAGTTGTCTTACCGTAAGTTTCTCTGGGCTGATCCAGTTGTGATCAGGGAACTGGACATCGAACTTGATGAACAGATCTCCCTTCTCAAAGGGGTTCCTGTACTGCGGCATGCCTTCTCCTCGCACCACTCTGACAGAGCCTGGAACAAACGGGAGTTTGGTTAAAACTCACCCGGATCATGATGATGATACACAGTCTGACCACCAGGTCTTCCATTTAAAGATGAAATGCAGGAAAAGGTTTGTTAACCTGGTTCAATAACTTTTCCAGCAGGATACTTGACAACAATCTGTCTCCCATCTAAGTGCTTCAGCATAAACTGGAAGCCGCACAGCGCCTCCGCCAGGCCAATCTTATGGTTCATGAACAGGTCGTTGTTATCGCGTCTGAATGTCTGAAAAATGTAAACGGAGAGAAGAACAAgtcaatgacatggcctcctggtGAGTGAAGATGCTCCATAAGCAGTTATGGCATTGCAACAGTTTTAAGTGATAATCATCGTGTAAATAACAACTCGGTACtctttagggctgtagcgaagcctcgacgatgtcgacggctcgattctaaaaatttgtcgacgtcagatccggaagtcgacgcaccgcgcccacttgttgcatccccaggagtttgtaaatagaggaggaatctgcctgtttttcctctagttcgccctcttctccgccttcactaacatctccgccaaatacagaAGACCCAGAACAATGTCCATccgctactagattattttcctgttttgcccaccttcgtctcccggcaacggacaacaacttccggggtcagatgtgctgctctgtctctaccgcagatgtggaaaatcaccgggagcgtttctcccttcataaaggagcttctttcagacatgaggagagctgttttggtggtagcagtctctcctccgtgctggtctgtttgctgctgggtgtttttggtttatttaaacttggtaacttgaacttaacgttggtaaagctactgttagcatcttcgctaacagcttcttgcgttgggataagctgtttcgttttggtttagagttcatcttttttgtggtgcagatctcccttttattacatttagagtgttgtgggttttcggtatagtttaagatatcaccttgagtttggtttaactgcccagtttagagtttggacttttggagattcttattttggtccagaaccctgtaatctttgcccagtgggacatccctacttatttgtacttttgttttaattccccacaggcagaattagttttattatcccCAACCTgtagatggaaagatttatgcatttttgttgttgtaaataaacctgatcatcattttaacttttaaatcccgttattgtcccttcctttctgcacacgagccaaactccccaggaagagtcgtaacaccactcgtctcacgcacataagtgaccaaaacaaagcagcatggagacactccatcttcaaccacctctcaggcagcagcctgcactcccaagttatgcacgtcaccagaacataaccaaccaacacaataaaagcagtgttatacaaaatggaaggcctgtagtgtttattctcttacagtaccaattattcaattttttggaggaatttattagattttctggtttttgttaattgtgcaatagaaaaataatcattagattaattttctaaatagtcattagaatagtcgactattcgataaaataatcgtcagaataatcgtttacccccagccctagtactcttctatgatgcagaatcgttaatgcccgcatctcatgcattgattcttttcctcagctccatctatcctacacctcccagTCGGCCATCGGGAGTGGGGTTGGGGGGTGCacgcggggtttgggggccacaaagagagggctcgcgggccggacgtggcccacgggccgccatttgcggaccactgccCTATGGACTCATTCCACAGTTTGAGAAATGTAAGTTAGATGACCTGGAGGAAGCTGCATATTAATCCTAGCTGCTTGTAGACAcgactaacgccggggacacaccggccgcggaagcgccgagaagcgaatcgctcacgaaattcggccgctgctcgccactcctcagttcagacgcgccccagttgaggcgcgcctcgactcagCTGTAgtgtttcttttaaacacttgagcccttttcagacagacattctggaacatttgcggacaattcaatccggtttttaaccggaactgtgttttcagacacaccacttttgtaccggaacttgtcctttcagctgcgttcacacagcagggaaaagttccagatgtctgacggcagcggggggtggtggggggagagagaatcggactcatgttaagaagaagaagaataaaatatcatttctatagcgcctctcaagataaaaatcacgaggcgcttaagcataattctgctcacacgaagacgcataggagacctggatgatgaagctcaatggttaaaggaatcactgaagcggtgtgaaacactccgtcgcgcgtctaggcggtaccgtaggaggcgagctgccgtggttcgccgcatgctacagcagcgggctatctaggtgcgcccaGCGTcctcccggtcccctcctcctccccctccctcttgtccggaactttacctcaccagtctaaaAGCagtcaccctgtccgtaacaagtccggacctgttactaggggcttcgtccggataaattccggaacacgttatccggatgtttgtattcagacagaaaggtcttacggacagagtccggaacatttccgtttttcatggcctgtctgaagggggctttggtgtcctccattgccttttctcagctcttttcctctacgtttgagtgtttgtgcgcgtgtgtgtgtgtgtgtgtgtgtgtgtgtgtgaacctatggtatgagttgtttctgccagttgaatctcttggaacccgctccaattctgcagctgtatcctagcagtttcttccgacatgggtacgtaaataatcatgtttttcgggggtcgtacagctccttgtgtttctcaacttccataattaatttaaagtcatccaccttaactgcttgcctcagactttctgcctctctgacccgtttgctccggtgaaaagacacccaaaaccacacaccccttcacgtggtcacacacgcacacaagttcgatgtgtgtgtgtgtgtggtttttctgcagtgtctgattacgaacacatttgactattgcggaattttattttgaaatgctttattttgttaaatttaccggcctgcctcttatgtctaggtttgacttcctgccagaattgaagcgattcacccgcggctcgcgaaaaaaatagagccgacgccgaaatgatcgctgcacggcgcgggctggagcgccggcgcgaggcgattcgcggcgcttcggcggcccatgtggtctatagaatagcttaacaagggcaccgaatgaaggcggtcccattttcgctgcgcttccgcggccggtgtgtccccagcgTAATGCTGAACGATTCGATCTTGATGCAAGCTGCCCCAGTCCTGACCAACACCGGCAAGCGGTTTCCCAAACATCTGTAGGGTTCTCTCATTCCTTTAGCAGCTTTTTGAAGACTAGTGTAAAATCATCGCTCCTGCTGAATGTCCAACCAGTCCCATCTGATCATTCCCACCTCCACCCACAgcagttgttttttttaaagattgtgtgttaaaaaaaacaacacaacttGATTAAGGTGCCACTTCTGGCAGACATCCCTCCCTACAATGAGATCAACAAGCAGAGGAAGCATCATGACTCGTAGAGTAggaacaactccacgcagaagctCTGGGTCCAGTGGGGCGGTGTCTTTAGAAGCTGATGTGCAGCAGGCCCATATATGATCCGCATTAAATACTCAATACTGCAGTCATTCTGACCGTATTTCTGTAAATAGCCAGAGGGCTTGTGCAGGAGTCTCCAAACGCAGCAGTGCTGACAGCAGAACATGGACTGTGTATGATGGTTTgaagtagggctggacgatatagaaaaaaatatatagataAAAGAAATCATATTGGTCGATATTGATAATTATtgaaaaaactatatatatatattaaaaaaaaactgtcaaaaAGATATTTTAAGTACGACCCTGGCCTCTTTATAAGATTCCTTAATTAACTATTTTCTAACTCAGACAAAAACTgacttaaatttaatattttataaTACTCCTCTGCCTCTTCTTGCCGTCTTGTTTAAGCCACGTGGTGTCTGTCTGGGgttgagaggggagggcttggtgacgGCGCGTGCCTGGACCTgtgttgttggttggttgggacTGCGAGTCTAGTATTAAGCTACCTGAAAAGTTGAGGTCTGCAGGATCACGAGCTCTTCCCTCAATGGGACATAAATTATCTCCTAGGTGTTGGAGGTTTGATTAGAAGTAGCTTTGCTTAGCAGAGGCCGAGCTAAAGTGTCTGCAGCCAGAACGGTTTAGTCACTTACCTCATGCTCTTTAGACTGAAGGACAAGGACTATGTCCCCGGGCTCCACGCCTGGTGCCTGGTCAGCTTCTCCcccaaaggttattttctggccaTGCCTCATGCCTTTATCCACATGCACTTCCAGGATTTTTACCTCCTTCACTACTTTCTTGCCTTCACACTTTTTACAACGGTCCTTTTCACTGATAACTTCACCTGTTGTGGGTTAAACACAGAAAACAGCTTTGTTTTGGTTCAGGTACGAACCCCGCAACACACCAAGGCACCCGAAAAATCAATTAAATGTTTACCTTCTCCATTACAATCAGTACAAACAGACTGCATCTGTTGGACCATCCCCGGGGCCAGCTGCCTGATCATGACACGCATTCCACGCCCCCGACATGTGGTACATTTCTGCACTGCGCCCGTCTTGCCTCCCTGTCTGCATTTATACACATGGATAAATAAGCaggtgaaataaataaatacacacacacacacacacacacacacaatgcagaAGAAATCTACAGTAACATACCCATTACATCCACTACATAGTACGTTCTTGCTAAGTTGTAGTTTTGTTGTTTTGCCGTTGTACAGGTCCTCTAGGGACACCCTGAAGGAAAGAAGAGACATTTAGAGCCTGCTGCTACTCTAGAGTAAAACACTTCATTTGAAATTAAAGCCATTGTACTTACTTGAGTGGATGGACCATGTCCTCGCCTCGTCTTCGTCCCCCATTCCTCGAGCGGTTCCCCTGCCCACCCATGAAGCCAAAGAGCCCACCACCAAAGATGTGGGAGAAGATGTCTTCCATCCCAGGACCACCCCCTCCTCCTTCCCGCAAGCCTTGTTCTCCATAGCGATCATAAAGTTCCTTCTTTTCAGGGTTGGTCAGCACCTCATAGGCAAAGCTGATTTCTTTGAACTGGAGGTTTGAGAGAAAACAAAGTATAAACAATGTGCAAACAAATAAAACGGACCATTACTAGGCTGACAAACAGCTCCGAGAAGACTTTTTTTTATGATTCATGAAACAGAAAATCAACCACCTGTAGCTGATGGATAGTTTTATTatgtattattattgttttattatcagTTAAACTGAGATTTCTACCAGCTGTGCTGAGTTTTTCACACAATGTCCCATCAAAACTGTGGGAACAAATAGGAACACCAAACTTGGGTTTGAAAGAAGCCTGACAATGTAACCAAAATACTAAAGTTTACATTAACCACTACGCTTACGTCAGACTGTGTTTAAAGCTATAAAATGAATGTATTCTACTTATATGGGCTTTAAACCGCAGATTATCTTAAGTATTAATGTTCCAATTTGATCATAACTATTTTTATTAACTCACAGTTCTCAGTATAAGAAATACAATGTACAATACTTGGAAACTCAAACCTTTTACAGTCAAGACTACAGCAGGAAAaagcaaaatacaaaaaaaaaactctgtattGTTTCTGATAATTCAACTGAACACTTGTTGTATTTTGTCCAGATTTGCAGAGAAGCTTGTTAAAACTGTTAATAATAACGTTACGATTCACCCCTTTGCCTTTCTGCTCAAGTATTTAATAAACATCATACTTATTTATTCAGACATGTTAAAATACACTCATAAAACAAGAAATTATGAGTTTCTCGGACTTCTGAAACATTGCTCTTGTTATGACCAATGGAATAGTGTTTttcttgtcagactgtttttatctTTCACTTTAAAACAACTCTGAGCAGAAAAAGCATCAGACAATGGATCAAATCCAACTTCTTTATAAGAGGTACAGAGAGTAAAGCCATAAGTCTGAGTGAACAGCATAACATATAAACCTTATTTGATTTTTGCTTCATTACACACACCACAAACAGATAAATACAAATAAACTGTCACTTAGGTCTTACCTTATCTCCTGCATTTGGATTTTTGTCAGGGTGGTATTCTTTTGCCAATTTACGGTATGCCTAGAGAAACAAAGAAAAAgcatcattatttatttattccaacAGTAAATATCTTTAACTGCGTTGAGTCGCAGTGTTCACCGGAACTTCCGGTTTCACCTATAGGAAGACAACCCTCTGTTTACGCAATCGCACGGAAATTTCATTGTTTCAGCCGGCAAAACTCTCCCGCTGCAGGCCCAGAGAGCTGAAAACAACCCTAGCGATCAATCCTGAATCTAACACATGAACATTTTGTGCTTAGCTAAAATGGACAAAAACGTGTAATTTCACTGTTGAAAGGTAATGAAAATAGCTAACAGTTAAGAAGGAAAACAGCCTTTCATAGATCAGCGGGTGAGTTTGGGGGCAATTTAGATAATTTCATAACCATAGAAAACATCAGATCAATACTATTCAACGGAAACGGTCTTCGTCATAATCAAGCTAACTAGCTAAGCCGGGAAACGTAATTAGACATCAAGTGAACTCCACAGGCTGAAACAATTTTCAGACGTTACAAAGCTCTCGGGAAGACTACAAGAAAACACGTCTGAGTGCCAATAATCGATGTCAGGTTACAATAATTAGAAAAATCCTCAAAGTAATCTACCCCACTGTGCTATGTAGTGACTCAACGTGAGCTAAAGCTAACGCGAGGCCAATGACCATCGTAGAATAAAGTACTAAGCTTCTGTTTACCAACATTAACATTTAATCTGACGACTACAAAGTCCTAAACCACACAACGAGCGTTTATCTAATATTAAAGAAGCCACGATAGTTATAGGTGAAGTCCGCATAAACATCCAGGCCATTTAACTTGCTAACAAACTAGCCTTTTTCCAAGCTAACAGAGCTTAGCAGCACATTTCCTGGTTGGAAACATTTTTCAAACTCTGTTCTAATGTGGTGAAATTCATCTGCTTTCCGTCCGATTACCTTCTTCAATTCGTTTTCAGTTGCGGACGGAGACACTCCGAGAATGTCGTATAG
This genomic window from Nothobranchius furzeri strain GRZ-AD chromosome 9, NfurGRZ-RIMD1, whole genome shotgun sequence contains:
- the dnaja2a gene encoding dnaJ homolog subfamily A member 2a — translated: MANVADTRLYDILGVSPSATENELKKAYRKLAKEYHPDKNPNAGDKFKEISFAYEVLTNPEKKELYDRYGEQGLREGGGGGPGMEDIFSHIFGGGLFGFMGGQGNRSRNGGRRRGEDMVHPLKVSLEDLYNGKTTKLQLSKNVLCSGCNGQGGKTGAVQKCTTCRGRGMRVMIRQLAPGMVQQMQSVCTDCNGEGEVISEKDRCKKCEGKKVVKEVKILEVHVDKGMRHGQKITFGGEADQAPGVEPGDIVLVLQSKEHETFRRDNNDLFMNHKIGLAEALCGFQFMLKHLDGRQIVVKYPAGKVIEPGSVRVVRGEGMPQYRNPFEKGDLFIKFDVQFPDHNWISPEKLTELEDMLPSRSEPPIISGDTEEVDLQDYDASQSSSSSGGRREAYHDSSDDESSHHGTGVQCAHQ